In Thermocrinis minervae, a single genomic region encodes these proteins:
- a CDS encoding D-sedoheptulose 7-phosphate isomerase, whose protein sequence is MIDLVVKAFRESAEVKLAFLELYKEKIVEVGSIIARALKDGNKLILFGNGGSAADAQHIAAEIVGRFKKERKGLPAIALTTDTSVLTALGNDYGFETIFERQVEALCMPGDVVIGISTSGESENVIRGLRKAHDLGATTIALTGKTGGRLVEIAHYSFVVPSYDTARIQECHITFGHVICQIVDELV, encoded by the coding sequence ATGATTGACCTTGTGGTGAAGGCCTTCAGGGAAAGCGCCGAGGTAAAGCTGGCCTTCTTAGAGCTTTACAAGGAGAAGATAGTAGAAGTGGGAAGTATAATAGCCAGGGCTTTGAAGGATGGGAACAAGCTCATACTCTTTGGCAACGGCGGAAGCGCTGCCGATGCACAGCACATAGCTGCGGAGATAGTAGGAAGGTTTAAAAAGGAAAGAAAAGGGCTTCCTGCCATAGCCCTTACCACGGATACCTCGGTGCTCACAGCCTTGGGGAATGACTACGGCTTTGAAACCATCTTTGAAAGGCAGGTGGAAGCTCTCTGTATGCCGGGAGATGTGGTCATAGGCATATCCACCTCTGGAGAGTCTGAGAATGTGATAAGGGGCTTGAGGAAAGCCCATGACCTTGGGGCCACCACCATAGCCCTGACAGGCAAGACAGGAGGTAGGCTGGTGGAGATAGCTCATTATTCTTTCGTGGTACCCTCTTACGACACAGCCAGAATACAAGAATGTCACATAACCTTCGGACACGTCATATGTCAGATAGTAGATGAGCTTGTATGA
- a CDS encoding ATP-binding protein: protein MIDFKNYLAFRLKEGKLYPVKHPHIPPIDLLLNVERQKEVLLRNTLQFVKGYPANDVLLWGDRGTGKSSLVKSLLGVFGENGLRIIQVYKMDIIHLSDLYETVRDQPYWFILFFDDLSFEPGEESFKTLKSFMEGDIEERPRNILVYATSNRRNLVPQLERDEKFPEESQLEVISLVERFGIKLGFFAFGKEEYLKIVKTYAKERKLDVEEPFLEKLALEWATYRGSFSGRTAFQFIKDLEGRLRCGTSLSFYSS from the coding sequence ATGATAGACTTTAAAAACTACCTGGCCTTTAGGCTCAAGGAAGGAAAGCTCTACCCTGTAAAGCATCCACACATACCACCCATAGACCTGCTTTTAAACGTAGAAAGGCAGAAGGAGGTACTCTTGAGGAACACTCTTCAGTTTGTCAAAGGCTATCCTGCCAACGACGTACTTCTGTGGGGAGACAGAGGAACGGGCAAGTCCTCACTGGTAAAGTCCCTCCTTGGAGTCTTCGGAGAAAATGGACTCAGGATAATCCAGGTCTACAAGATGGACATAATACACCTTTCGGATCTGTACGAAACCGTAAGGGATCAACCCTACTGGTTTATCCTCTTCTTTGATGATCTTTCCTTTGAGCCCGGTGAGGAGTCCTTTAAGACTCTCAAGTCCTTCATGGAAGGAGACATAGAAGAAAGGCCTAGGAACATCCTCGTGTATGCCACATCCAACAGGAGAAACCTAGTACCCCAACTGGAAAGGGATGAGAAGTTCCCAGAAGAGAGCCAGCTAGAGGTCATATCTCTAGTGGAACGCTTTGGGATAAAGCTTGGCTTTTTCGCCTTTGGTAAAGAGGAGTACCTAAAGATAGTAAAAACTTACGCGAAGGAGAGAAAGCTCGATGTGGAAGAGCCGTTTCTTGAAAAGCTAGCCCTTGAATGGGCCACATACAGGGGGAGCTTTTCAGGTAGAACTGCCTTCCAGTTTATCAAAGATCTAGAGGGCAGGCTAAGATGCGGAACATCCTTATCCTTTTATTCCTCTTAA
- the rlmD gene encoding 23S rRNA (uracil(1939)-C(5))-methyltransferase RlmD, which translates to MRLELEVFGIDSKARPYSYVDGKRVYLSDGIPGDLVRVELKRFKSEPFGIVKEIIRLSSSRIEPRCKHFGECGGCRFQHVDYGEQLRIKKSIVEDALRLNGLDVQVEDTIPSPRVWFYRNRMDYVVSPGPKVGLRKLGRWDYTVDLQECYLMSEEVVKIIDIVRKFLLESGVEPYDNVKREGFFRYVVIREGKFTGERLISLVTRSGSFAVLEKLVEELKHLSTSIVWSINDSVADVSVGTKVQSVYGKDHLTENIEGITFYVHPNAFFQTNSFQAVNMVKLAKEHASGGHTLVDLYAGVGLFTYHLMDKYSRVISVEIDPNAVLSSKRIKEELKADHVTVLQESAEERLSKIKVPIDTLVVDPPRAGLSKKVKDAILRADVGQILYFSCNPSTFASDVAYLSRKFKLLKVQPLDMFPHTPHVEVFGLLTSL; encoded by the coding sequence ATGAGGCTGGAGTTGGAAGTTTTCGGGATTGATAGTAAGGCAAGACCTTACTCTTATGTGGATGGTAAAAGGGTTTACTTGAGCGATGGCATTCCTGGTGACCTTGTAAGAGTAGAACTCAAAAGATTTAAAAGTGAGCCCTTTGGTATTGTTAAGGAGATCATAAGGCTTTCAAGCAGTAGGATTGAACCTAGGTGTAAACACTTTGGTGAATGCGGTGGGTGTAGGTTCCAGCATGTGGACTACGGAGAGCAACTCAGGATAAAGAAAAGTATAGTGGAGGATGCCCTCAGGCTAAACGGCTTAGACGTACAGGTGGAAGATACCATTCCAAGTCCCAGGGTGTGGTTCTACAGGAACAGGATGGACTACGTAGTGAGTCCAGGTCCAAAGGTGGGTCTAAGGAAGCTCGGAAGGTGGGATTATACAGTGGATCTCCAGGAATGCTACCTCATGTCAGAGGAGGTTGTCAAGATAATAGACATAGTCAGGAAGTTTCTCCTGGAAAGTGGAGTAGAACCCTACGACAACGTAAAGAGGGAAGGCTTCTTTAGGTACGTGGTCATAAGAGAAGGTAAGTTCACAGGTGAGAGGCTCATAAGCCTAGTTACAAGGAGCGGAAGCTTTGCGGTTCTTGAAAAACTTGTAGAGGAGCTCAAGCACCTCAGCACGAGCATAGTTTGGAGTATAAACGACTCTGTAGCTGATGTGTCCGTGGGTACAAAGGTACAAAGCGTTTATGGGAAAGACCACCTTACAGAAAACATAGAGGGCATAACCTTTTACGTGCACCCCAACGCCTTCTTTCAGACTAACTCCTTCCAGGCTGTAAACATGGTCAAGCTCGCCAAAGAACATGCTTCTGGAGGTCATACTCTCGTAGATCTGTATGCGGGAGTGGGGCTTTTTACTTACCACCTTATGGACAAGTACAGCAGGGTAATATCTGTGGAGATAGATCCTAATGCAGTCCTGAGCTCAAAGCGTATAAAGGAGGAACTAAAAGCGGATCACGTGACGGTCCTTCAGGAAAGCGCCGAGGAAAGGTTAAGTAAAATAAAAGTACCTATAGATACTTTGGTGGTGGACCCGCCGAGGGCAGGGCTATCTAAGAAGGTAAAGGATGCCATACTCAGAGCTGATGTGGGGCAGATCCTCTACTTTAGCTGTAACCCTTCTACCTTTGCGAGCGATGTTGCCTACCTTTCAAGGAAGTTTAAGCTGCTAAAGGTTCAACCCTTGGATATGTTCCCCCATACTCCCCATGTGGAGGTCTTTGGCCTACTGACTAGTTTATAA
- a CDS encoding NYN domain-containing protein: MKDERVAIFIDGSNIFHAIRYLNVRIDYKRLIDFLREDRFLVRAYFYGAVPDEKNLKKNSPEWESYLRQRRFLEELSLQGIKVKVATLKRLPSGEYVEKEVDIMLATDMLSMAYMDTYDTAILVSGDSDFYYTVEDVQRIGKRVENASFKRTSSYKLRKTCDRFILLDDYLDRFIIEEKLEVSQEKSFWDRIKSLWMRR; the protein is encoded by the coding sequence ATGAAAGATGAAAGGGTGGCCATTTTCATAGATGGATCCAACATCTTCCATGCCATAAGGTACCTAAACGTACGCATTGACTACAAGAGACTGATAGATTTCCTTAGGGAGGACAGGTTTCTAGTAAGAGCTTACTTCTACGGCGCCGTTCCAGATGAAAAAAACCTAAAGAAGAACTCTCCAGAGTGGGAAAGCTACCTCAGACAGAGGAGGTTCTTAGAGGAACTCTCTCTTCAGGGTATAAAGGTAAAGGTAGCTACCCTTAAGAGACTTCCGTCTGGTGAGTACGTGGAGAAGGAAGTAGACATCATGTTAGCCACAGACATGCTCAGCATGGCTTACATGGACACCTATGACACAGCCATACTCGTGAGCGGAGACAGCGACTTTTACTACACAGTGGAAGATGTGCAACGCATAGGTAAGAGGGTAGAGAACGCCTCCTTTAAAAGGACAAGCTCCTACAAGCTCAGAAAAACATGCGACAGGTTTATACTTTTGGATGACTACCTAGACAGGTTCATCATAGAGGAAAAGCTAGAGGTAAGCCAAGAGAAAAGCTTTTGGGACAGGATAAAATCCCTCTGGATGAGAAGATGA
- a CDS encoding NAD(+)/NADH kinase encodes MNRVLLYVKDSPSARETAQELASFLKSLGKQVEIYINRRDSKEKPKKADLVVVVGGDGTFLSAARSMARYSIPIVGINEGRFGFLTEVGKQEYKEVLIGIFEGRLVPQRRKMLAAYMIRRDKRKLIGYCLNDAVVSKGTIARMVELDVYAEDDYMLRLYGDGLIVSTPTGSTAYALSAGGPIVYPLSEVILLVPICPHTLSNRPLVIPSHFSVRVVCLSPKRMAYLTLDGQRVLALQKYDVVEIKNAPYECLMYTSPHRGYFEILKEKLRWG; translated from the coding sequence ATGAACAGGGTTTTACTATATGTAAAGGACTCGCCTTCGGCCAGGGAGACGGCCCAAGAGCTAGCTTCTTTCCTTAAGAGCTTAGGTAAACAAGTAGAAATCTACATAAACAGAAGGGACTCGAAGGAAAAACCAAAGAAGGCTGACCTTGTAGTGGTTGTAGGTGGCGATGGCACCTTTCTTTCTGCTGCCAGAAGTATGGCAAGATACTCCATACCCATCGTGGGTATCAACGAGGGAAGGTTTGGCTTCCTTACCGAGGTAGGAAAGCAAGAGTACAAAGAAGTACTCATAGGTATATTTGAAGGTAGGCTTGTTCCACAGAGAAGAAAGATGCTTGCCGCCTACATGATAAGAAGAGATAAAAGAAAACTAATAGGCTACTGTCTTAACGACGCTGTGGTCTCCAAGGGCACCATAGCCAGGATGGTAGAGCTGGACGTGTATGCAGAGGATGACTACATGCTAAGGCTTTACGGAGATGGACTTATAGTTTCCACGCCTACAGGTTCTACGGCCTATGCCCTGTCGGCAGGGGGACCCATAGTGTATCCGCTCTCCGAGGTTATACTCCTCGTACCCATATGTCCGCATACCCTCTCCAACAGACCTTTGGTCATACCTTCCCACTTCTCCGTCAGGGTAGTATGCCTCTCCCCCAAGAGGATGGCTTACCTTACTTTGGATGGACAGAGGGTGCTAGCCCTCCAAAAATATGATGTAGTGGAGATAAAGAACGCTCCTTACGAGTGTCTTATGTACACAAGCCCGCATAGGGGATACTTTGAAATACTAAAGGAGAAGCTCCGATGGGGATGA
- a CDS encoding flavin reductase family protein, whose translation MIELEVQKASSEEVYEILTTLVVPRPIAWVSSISEEGVFNLAPFSFFNLVCDDPPILIISISNRDDGSLKDTVRNILNTKEFIVNIPSEDLIHELLMSSEDFPPHVNEFEITGLDWELGRMVKVPRVKRAKAWLECILFKHEELFDYHLIFGRVLFIGAFSLDYSELRPIGRVKGGFCKVFKE comes from the coding sequence ATGATTGAGCTTGAAGTACAGAAAGCTTCATCTGAGGAGGTTTATGAGATTTTAACCACCTTAGTGGTACCAAGACCCATAGCTTGGGTTTCAAGCATCAGCGAAGAAGGTGTTTTTAACCTTGCTCCCTTTAGCTTTTTCAACCTAGTGTGCGATGATCCACCCATACTTATAATCTCCATATCAAACAGAGATGATGGATCTCTAAAGGATACTGTAAGAAACATTCTTAACACCAAAGAGTTTATAGTAAACATACCCTCCGAAGATCTTATACATGAGCTTCTTATGAGCTCTGAAGACTTTCCACCGCATGTGAACGAGTTTGAGATAACAGGCCTTGATTGGGAGCTAGGAAGGATGGTAAAGGTACCCAGGGTAAAGAGAGCAAAGGCCTGGCTTGAGTGCATACTTTTCAAACATGAAGAACTCTTTGACTACCATCTTATATTTGGCAGGGTACTATTCATTGGGGCTTTCTCCCTAGACTACTCGGAGCTAAGACCTATAGGCAGGGTGAAGGGTGGCTTTTGCAAAGTTTTCAAGGAGTGA
- a CDS encoding ferritin-like domain-containing protein, whose product MNKRELINMLLYDVALEHSAIVQYLYHIFLIQNAEITSEIEEIARQEMRHLKWFAQKVVQLGGQVELKRIEEAIEIGGPEWVDMLSKDVKAEEMAIEIYTKQLEMVKDDSVKRLLERVIGDENHHRLEFSELAQKAAELIPEETMESSKNSVDPKTLEVLNNFLREEYQSIINYLYQFFHTKDCNYKDLMLDLAIESMFHMGKIGERIGELGGMPDIRADLQKKPDKSLEESVRSEIAFEESAGEDYEKELKEAQDPKTKELFEFIEHQEKYHKHRLTEFLRKLNRFTIGGLREDD is encoded by the coding sequence ATGAACAAAAGAGAACTCATAAACATGCTTTTGTACGACGTTGCTTTGGAACATTCTGCCATAGTCCAGTACCTGTATCACATCTTCCTCATACAGAACGCGGAGATAACCTCTGAGATAGAGGAGATAGCAAGACAGGAAATGAGACATCTCAAATGGTTTGCCCAGAAGGTAGTCCAGCTGGGTGGCCAGGTAGAGCTAAAGAGAATAGAGGAAGCCATAGAGATAGGCGGCCCTGAATGGGTTGACATGCTAAGCAAAGATGTCAAAGCGGAGGAGATGGCCATAGAGATTTATACCAAGCAGCTGGAGATGGTAAAGGACGACTCAGTAAAGAGACTCTTAGAGAGAGTTATAGGAGATGAAAATCACCACAGACTTGAGTTTTCGGAACTAGCCCAAAAAGCCGCGGAACTTATACCAGAAGAAACCATGGAGAGCTCAAAGAACTCTGTGGATCCAAAGACCCTTGAAGTACTAAACAACTTCCTAAGGGAGGAGTACCAGAGCATAATAAACTACCTTTACCAGTTTTTCCACACCAAAGACTGTAACTACAAAGACCTTATGCTGGACCTGGCAATAGAGAGCATGTTCCACATGGGTAAGATAGGTGAAAGGATAGGAGAGCTTGGGGGTATGCCAGACATAAGGGCAGACCTGCAGAAGAAACCAGACAAAAGTTTAGAAGAGTCGGTAAGGTCTGAGATAGCCTTTGAAGAATCTGCGGGTGAAGACTACGAGAAGGAACTGAAAGAAGCGCAAGATCCGAAAACCAAAGAGCTTTTTGAGTTTATAGAGCATCAGGAGAAGTATCACAAGCACAGGCTTACAGAGTTCCTAAGAAAGCTAAACAGGTTTACCATAGGAGGACTCAGAGAAGATGATTGA
- the cobB gene encoding NAD-dependent protein deacetylase, producing MKEAAELLKKSKHAVVFTGAGISAESGVPTFRGFGGLWKNYKPEELATPEAFSRDPILVWQFYRWRQEIAYKANPNPGHLAIAKMESMGVVKAVITQNVDGLHQRAGNKHVIELHGSLWRLRCVGCGAVFQIEKPVDEVPPRCESCGSLLRPGVVWFGEPLPQREYSIAIELMEKSDVVLVVGTSGLVYPAAYLPQLAKEKGAKLIEVNVEESALTPLVDIFLKGPAGEVLPKLVEELP from the coding sequence ATGAAGGAAGCGGCTGAGCTTCTAAAGAAGTCTAAACATGCGGTAGTTTTCACAGGTGCCGGCATATCTGCAGAAAGCGGAGTGCCCACCTTTAGGGGTTTTGGCGGGCTTTGGAAGAACTACAAGCCTGAAGAGCTTGCCACTCCCGAAGCCTTCTCCAGGGACCCTATCCTGGTGTGGCAGTTCTACAGATGGAGGCAGGAGATAGCTTACAAGGCTAACCCAAACCCTGGTCATCTAGCCATAGCCAAAATGGAAAGCATGGGCGTTGTAAAGGCTGTGATAACCCAAAATGTAGACGGTCTTCACCAAAGAGCAGGAAACAAACACGTTATAGAACTTCATGGTTCTCTTTGGAGGTTAAGATGTGTAGGCTGTGGAGCAGTCTTCCAGATTGAAAAGCCCGTAGATGAAGTACCACCCAGATGTGAAAGCTGTGGCTCTTTACTTAGACCAGGTGTAGTATGGTTCGGAGAGCCCTTACCCCAAAGGGAGTACAGCATAGCTATAGAGTTAATGGAGAAGTCTGATGTAGTGCTAGTAGTGGGAACTTCTGGCCTAGTCTATCCAGCTGCCTACCTACCTCAGTTGGCAAAGGAGAAGGGAGCCAAGCTCATAGAGGTTAACGTGGAGGAGAGTGCTCTCACTCCTTTGGTGGACATTTTTCTAAAGGGTCCTGCTGGAGAAGTACTCCCAAAGCTAGTGGAAGAGCTTCCATGA
- a CDS encoding bifunctional riboflavin kinase/FAD synthetase, with product MKTFCLDLSRGCPKGFEALQALQENTAITVGNFDGVHLGHVQLIRRLVEEASKRKLKSLVLSFHPHPLHVLSPAQAPCELSNPSEKAKLMETLGVDYLVFIKFDREFSKIRAVEFLEEILFKKLGMRFLFVGYDWRFGYRREGEIELAKEVGEKLGFEVKSFEPYRIDGHIVSSTLVRRLLREGRLEEAKRFLGRDYWIERKVVKGDGRGSKLGFPTANLSDTHNLCLKEGVYKVRINGELLGVANYGLRPTFGGKRKVLEVHILNFSGNLVGKTLRVEFLSFIREERKFSSVDELKRQIEEDIRMATHEGSG from the coding sequence ATGAAGACCTTTTGTCTTGACCTTTCGAGGGGATGTCCAAAGGGCTTTGAAGCTCTCCAAGCCCTACAGGAAAACACAGCTATAACAGTGGGCAACTTTGATGGAGTGCACTTGGGGCATGTTCAGCTCATAAGAAGGTTGGTGGAAGAGGCTTCTAAGAGGAAGCTAAAGAGCTTGGTGCTTTCCTTCCATCCACATCCTCTACACGTACTTTCACCCGCGCAAGCTCCTTGCGAGCTAAGCAATCCCTCAGAGAAGGCAAAGCTCATGGAGACATTAGGTGTAGACTACTTGGTGTTTATAAAGTTTGACAGGGAGTTTTCCAAGATAAGGGCGGTTGAGTTCCTAGAAGAAATACTCTTTAAAAAGCTTGGTATGAGATTCTTGTTTGTGGGCTACGACTGGAGGTTTGGCTACAGGAGGGAAGGTGAGATAGAGCTGGCCAAGGAGGTAGGAGAAAAGCTCGGCTTTGAAGTGAAGTCCTTTGAACCTTACAGGATAGATGGACACATAGTGAGCAGTACCCTCGTGAGGAGACTCCTCCGGGAGGGAAGACTCGAAGAAGCCAAGAGGTTCTTAGGAAGAGACTACTGGATAGAGAGGAAGGTGGTGAAAGGTGACGGAAGAGGCTCAAAGCTAGGTTTTCCCACGGCGAACCTTTCAGACACCCATAACCTATGTCTAAAGGAAGGGGTCTACAAGGTCAGGATAAACGGCGAGCTTTTAGGCGTGGCCAACTACGGCCTTAGGCCCACCTTTGGAGGCAAGAGGAAGGTCCTAGAGGTACACATCCTTAACTTCTCGGGAAACCTAGTGGGAAAAACTCTCAGGGTGGAGTTCCTTTCCTTCATAAGGGAAGAAAGAAAGTTCTCCTCCGTGGATGAACTAAAGAGGCAGATAGAAGAAGACATACGGATGGCCACACATGAAGGAAGCGGCTGA
- a CDS encoding peptide chain release factor 1: MGLKEVLDKLTSYQPDENPIVSLYLRLMPEDRVDKKYIRVFKDLVKAKGNVPEEDVKRIGEFLENPENLKGCRGIAVFSCHKKDLFEVVKLPYVYRNRIVVNYIPSLVEIAAIDEEFGKVGIVLVDRKHVRFFVMDIETISEDVDFTEPLATRAHRFHSGGDALRGAQGMMRYSMPARFAAANVVQHGVGEYRFHTRLMEEKQRLFKLTNDALMEALKLHKFDKLVIGSIREDIREIENHLHTYLKQRLVGYIRINPSEFTEEELRDKVLDLLWQKDREQEEELYRELVELEGKGLAVNGTSKVLEQLNIGNVRTLLVPENFKKEGYFCPQSKILMLKPECPIEGENAVYLDDLVDEAIDMALEERAQVEVIIREDVAKRIDGLAAFLRYRI; the protein is encoded by the coding sequence ATGGGCTTAAAGGAAGTGCTTGATAAACTGACCTCTTACCAGCCTGATGAAAACCCTATTGTAAGCCTTTACTTAAGGCTTATGCCAGAAGACAGGGTGGATAAGAAGTATATAAGGGTGTTTAAAGACCTTGTTAAAGCTAAGGGTAACGTCCCAGAGGAGGATGTTAAAAGAATAGGGGAATTCTTGGAAAATCCGGAAAATCTAAAAGGATGCAGGGGAATAGCCGTGTTCTCCTGCCATAAGAAGGATCTTTTTGAGGTAGTAAAGTTACCCTACGTCTATAGGAACAGGATAGTGGTGAACTATATACCAAGTCTTGTAGAGATAGCAGCTATAGATGAAGAGTTTGGTAAAGTAGGTATAGTCCTTGTAGACAGAAAACACGTACGCTTCTTCGTGATGGATATAGAAACCATAAGTGAAGATGTAGACTTTACAGAGCCGCTTGCTACAAGAGCCCATAGGTTTCACAGTGGTGGAGATGCCCTTAGGGGTGCCCAGGGTATGATGAGGTACTCCATGCCTGCAAGGTTTGCGGCTGCAAACGTGGTACAGCACGGTGTGGGTGAGTACAGGTTTCACACAAGGCTCATGGAGGAAAAACAAAGGCTATTCAAACTCACAAACGATGCCCTTATGGAAGCCCTAAAGCTACATAAGTTTGACAAGCTAGTGATAGGTAGCATAAGGGAAGATATAAGGGAGATAGAAAACCATCTTCATACCTACTTAAAGCAAAGGCTAGTAGGATACATACGTATAAACCCTTCTGAGTTTACAGAGGAAGAACTAAGAGACAAGGTCCTAGACCTCCTGTGGCAAAAGGACAGAGAACAGGAAGAAGAGTTATACAGAGAGTTGGTTGAGCTCGAGGGTAAGGGGCTTGCCGTCAACGGTACCTCAAAAGTGTTAGAACAGCTAAACATAGGCAACGTAAGGACCCTCTTGGTGCCGGAGAACTTTAAAAAGGAAGGATACTTCTGTCCTCAGTCAAAGATCCTGATGCTAAAGCCTGAGTGTCCCATAGAAGGAGAGAACGCTGTCTACCTTGATGACCTTGTAGACGAAGCTATAGACATGGCACTTGAAGAAAGAGCTCAGGTAGAGGTAATAATACGGGAGGATGTAGCTAAGAGGATAGACGGGCTAGCCGCCTTCCTCAGATACAGAATATGA
- a CDS encoding coiled-coil domain-containing protein, whose protein sequence is MRNILILLFLLTAYNFILYEVSKYSGLPLFPSELWKLVILFSLDSVLFLSWLFGYKERTLVWISYVSLVQILGLGIALWDYRIVPELTPSFLVTLGIIWLFESPTERSYKRLLEERRLLEEKLFENSRQRLELLEKLNVYQELIQRLSEEKERIEKEIAQLDPIREDYQKLLKEKERLTQKINEAEDRLKEYRERIERLTESNKRLFESLETLYLSQKSEDTHSELSKLRKERKKLIKEILELQKLLEDVYKEKELYQQEVAELKKERANLKEQIDLLRLQLEEYTAKAENKVDIYREILTSVLENIEFEREVIRDFARLPADKKREFFKELLLLNMKDTKEPLESMKGYRNVFKLKPAGGRIYFTFGETKRWRVIGILEGEDDKEKELYAETFLLKYRKR, encoded by the coding sequence ATGCGGAACATCCTTATCCTTTTATTCCTCTTAACTGCCTACAACTTTATACTGTACGAAGTTTCAAAGTACTCTGGTCTACCTCTGTTTCCGTCGGAGCTATGGAAGCTTGTAATACTGTTCTCCTTAGACTCTGTCCTGTTTCTTTCTTGGCTCTTTGGCTACAAGGAAAGGACCCTCGTGTGGATCTCCTATGTGTCCCTGGTCCAAATACTTGGTCTCGGCATAGCTCTTTGGGACTACCGCATAGTACCAGAGCTGACACCTTCCTTCCTTGTAACCCTGGGAATCATATGGCTCTTTGAATCACCCACCGAAAGGTCTTACAAAAGGCTCCTTGAAGAAAGAAGACTTCTCGAAGAAAAGCTCTTTGAAAACTCAAGGCAGAGGTTAGAGCTTCTGGAAAAGCTAAACGTCTATCAGGAGCTTATCCAAAGGCTTAGTGAGGAAAAGGAAAGGATAGAGAAGGAGATAGCCCAATTAGATCCTATCCGTGAAGATTACCAGAAGTTGTTAAAGGAGAAAGAGAGACTCACTCAAAAGATAAACGAGGCAGAGGATAGGCTAAAAGAGTACAGGGAGAGGATAGAGAGGCTTACAGAGTCTAACAAAAGGCTCTTTGAAAGTCTAGAGACTTTGTACCTTAGTCAAAAATCAGAAGACACCCACTCGGAGCTGAGTAAGTTAAGGAAAGAACGGAAAAAACTAATAAAGGAAATCCTAGAGCTTCAAAAGCTTCTCGAAGATGTGTACAAAGAAAAAGAGCTGTATCAACAGGAAGTTGCAGAGTTAAAAAAGGAAAGGGCGAACCTAAAGGAACAGATAGATCTTTTAAGGCTCCAGCTAGAAGAATATACAGCTAAAGCAGAAAATAAAGTTGATATATACAGAGAAATACTTACCTCAGTCCTTGAAAACATAGAGTTTGAAAGGGAAGTAATAAGGGATTTTGCTCGCCTGCCTGCTGATAAAAAAAGGGAGTTCTTTAAGGAACTCCTACTTTTGAACATGAAGGACACGAAAGAACCTCTGGAAAGCATGAAAGGATACAGGAACGTCTTCAAGCTGAAGCCAGCCGGTGGCCGCATATACTTCACCTTTGGAGAGACAAAGAGATGGAGGGTAATAGGAATATTAGAAGGAGAGGACGATAAAGAAAAAGAACTATACGCAGAGACCTTTCTGCTAAAATATAGAAAAAGGTAA
- the bioB gene encoding biotin synthase BioB: MDRWESFLFDLTDRVLEGYKISKEEALKLLETPDNYVALLVYCAQKIKEHFHKPDEIEFCSIINAKSGACTEDCKFCAQSKHYKTPINIYNLVPEEEIVEGAYRGVEFGANRYCVVLSGKKASPEEVNRIAKGVSRIKQEGIPINVCVSAGTLSEEDLIKLKEAGVKRVNHNLESSKRFFPNIVSTHSWEERYETIKRIKKVGLSACCGGIFGMGETNEDRVDLALTYRDLEVDSIPLNFLMPIEGTPLYGQAPGISPLEALKVIAMFRFTNPRAELRLCGGREQNLRDFHGMAVLMTNAMMVGGYLTRAGRDIKKDYQLLQDLKAKRKLSQEV; this comes from the coding sequence ATGGACAGATGGGAAAGCTTTCTCTTTGATCTTACAGATAGAGTCTTAGAAGGATACAAGATAAGCAAAGAGGAGGCCCTGAAACTCCTGGAAACACCAGACAACTACGTGGCCTTACTCGTTTACTGTGCTCAGAAGATAAAGGAACATTTTCACAAGCCCGATGAGATAGAGTTCTGCTCCATAATAAACGCCAAGAGTGGAGCGTGCACCGAGGATTGCAAGTTTTGCGCTCAATCTAAGCACTACAAAACTCCCATAAACATCTACAACCTAGTCCCTGAAGAAGAGATAGTGGAAGGAGCTTACAGAGGAGTAGAGTTTGGAGCCAACAGGTATTGCGTAGTTCTAAGCGGAAAGAAGGCCTCTCCTGAGGAAGTAAACAGGATAGCAAAGGGTGTAAGCAGGATAAAGCAAGAAGGTATTCCCATAAACGTGTGTGTATCTGCTGGCACCCTTTCGGAAGAAGACCTCATAAAGCTAAAAGAGGCGGGAGTCAAAAGGGTAAACCACAACTTGGAGAGCTCCAAAAGGTTCTTCCCGAACATAGTAAGCACCCATTCCTGGGAAGAGAGGTATGAGACCATAAAGAGGATAAAAAAGGTAGGTCTTTCCGCATGCTGTGGGGGTATCTTTGGCATGGGAGAGACCAACGAAGACAGGGTGGATCTGGCCCTTACCTACAGGGATCTTGAGGTAGACTCCATACCCTTAAACTTCCTCATGCCCATAGAGGGTACACCCCTCTACGGTCAGGCCCCAGGTATATCACCCCTTGAGGCCCTCAAGGTCATAGCTATGTTCAGGTTTACCAACCCAAGAGCGGAGCTTAGGTTGTGTGGAGGCAGGGAGCAGAACCTTAGAGACTTCCACGGCATGGCCGTGCTAATGACCAACGCCATGATGGTGGGTGGATACCTAACGCGCGCCGGTAGAGACATAAAGAAGGACTACCAGCTTCTACAAGACCTGAAGGCTAAAAGAAAGCTAAGTCAGGAGGTATGA